From a single Anomaloglossus baeobatrachus isolate aAnoBae1 chromosome 4, aAnoBae1.hap1, whole genome shotgun sequence genomic region:
- the DUSP26 gene encoding dual specificity protein phosphatase 26 — MTSRYSYRSSLVRGPLQRASHPILSVFELEKILYTGKCIRNHADEVWPGLYLGNQEIAANKGELYQMRITHILNATHSRFRGGEEYYKGMNISYMGIDAQDSPTFDMSVHFTPAADFIHRALRERGKILVHCAVGVSRSATLVLAYLMIYHHMTLVEAINTVKDRRGIIPNRGFLRQLIELDNTLRGKR; from the exons ATGACTTCCAGATATTCTTATCGCAGCTCGTTGGTTAGGGGACCATTACAACGAGCCAGCCATCCAATACTTAGTGTGTTTGAGCTGGAAAAGATACTTTATACTGGGAAATGTATACGGAACCATGCGGATGAGGTGTGGCCAGGCCTCTATTTGGGAAATCA GGAGATAGCGGCCAATAAAGGAGAACTCTATCAGATGCGTATCACCCACATCTTGAACGCTACGCACAGTCGCTTCAGAGGAGGCGAAGAATACTACAAAGGAATGAACATTTCGTACATGGGGATTGATGCTCAGGACTCCCCCACTTTTGATATGAGCGTACATTTCACTCCGGCAGCAGATTTTATTCACCGGGCGCTCAGAGAAAGAG GCAAAATTTTGGTTCATTGTGCTGTTGGGGTGAGCAGATCGGCCACACTGGTCCTCGCCTATCTCATGATTTACCATCACATGACATTGGTTGAAGCTATTAACACAGTAAAGGACCGAAGAGGAATAATCCCTAATCGTGGATTCCTTCGTCAGTTAATAGAGCTAGACAACACCTTGAGGGGAAAGCGTTAA